Proteins encoded by one window of Aphis gossypii isolate Hap1 chromosome X, ASM2018417v2, whole genome shotgun sequence:
- the LOC114119736 gene encoding piggyBac transposable element-derived protein 4-like — protein sequence MGYNRLPSWKDYWSTSPDLGVKVIAESMPRALFDKILVNLHCNDNTTLPENNKDKLFKLRPMIDKMNSVFKQHYFGTREVSVDESMIKFKGRSSLKQYNPMKPIKRGYKLWCLADQKGYIMNFKVYQGKEELVNSSFEKYGLGERVVLELTQHLWNQNREVYFDNYFSSTLLIQKLKTEKTLGCGTIRINRKGLPSEMTSDKTLNRGDHDSKYLSDGTAFFKWKDSKPVHIISNFHGSETTTVTRKERNGTSYPVPCPTAVADYNRFMGGVDLADRLRALYNVERKSRKWWHRIFFGLIDIMFVNSYIVYCDLFEKITVVQFRRAVAQGLLTNKQLKKNQSPQTPKNMKRRKNAFSMPRDVRTSNTGVHWPEFIEKRARCEVCSSKGVESRPFSICNHCKVHLCVNDKKNCFVEYHEMN from the coding sequence atgggATACAATCGCTTACCTTCATGGAAAGACTATTGGTCTACTTCCCCTGATTTGGGGGTAAAAGTTATTGCTGAATCAATGCCCCGTGCTTTATTTGATAAGATACTTGTAAATCTACACTGTAATGACAACACTACTCTGCCAGAGAACAATAAAGATAAACTATTCAAATTAAGGCCAATGATAGACAAAATGAATTCCGTTTTCAAACAGCATTATTTTGGGACAAGGGAAGTGAGTGTAGACGAAAGCATGATCAAGTTTAAAGGTAGATCGTCACTAAAACAGTACAACCCAATGAAACCGATTAAAAGAGGATATAAACTGTGGTGCCTAGCTGACCAAAAaggttatattatgaatttcaaGGTTTATCAAGGCAAAGAAGAATTGGTGAATtctagttttgaaaaatatggaCTTGGGGAACGTGTTGTTCTAGAACTCACACAACATTTGTGGAATCAAAACCGAGaggtttattttgataattacttTTCATCTACATTGTTAATACAAAAGCTGAAAACTGAAAAAACACTGGGCTGTGGAACAATTCGAATAAATCGAAAAGGGTTACCATCAGAAATGACATCTGATAAAACACTAAATCGAGGTGACCacgattcaaaatatttgtcagATGGAACTGCATTTTTCAAGTGGAAGGACAGTAAGCCGGTACATATCATTTCAAACTTCCATGGATCTGAAACGACAACTGTTACAAGGAAAGAAAGAAATGGCACTTCATATCCAGTTCCGTGCCCTACAGCAGTTGCTGATTATAATCGTTTCATGGGTGGAGTAGATTTGGCAGACCGATTAAGGGCATTGTATAATGTGGAAAGAAAATCTCGTAAATGGTGGCACCGAATTTTTTTTGGTCTTATAGACATTATGTTTGTAAActcttatatagtttattgtgatttatttgaaaaaataactgttgTGCAATTTCGGAGAGCCGTTGCACAAGGgctattaacaaataaacaactaaaaaaaaaccagtcaCCACAAACTCCAAAAAACATGAAACGACGCAAAAATGCATTTTCCATGCCACGAGATGTCAGAACAAGTAATACAGGAGTTCATTGGCCGGAGTTCATAGAAAAAAGAGCAAGATGTGAGGTGTGTAGTTCCAAAGGTGTGGAATCCAGACCATTTTCTATTTGTAATCATTGTAAAGTACATTTGTGTgtcaatgacaaaaaaaattgttttgtcgaATACCATgagatgaattaa